From Demequina lutea, a single genomic window includes:
- a CDS encoding quaternary amine ABC transporter ATP-binding protein — protein MTDTIALKADGLFKIFGKHADSAVRKLRSGSAKDVLPSGSTAAVIDASFEVKRGEIFVVMGLSGSGKSTLIRMLNGLHEVTAGTVTIGDEEVTDASNKQLREYRRTRMSMVFQHFALLPHRTVLDNVAYGLEIQGMPRAERDAKAREVTAIVGLAGWEDKHPNELSGGMQQRVGLARALAADTEILLMDEAFSALDPLIRREMQEQLLELQASLGKTIIFITHDLNEAMFLGDRIAVMRDGRIVQIGTPEEILTDPANEYVEQFVQDVDRTRVLTAESVMRKPRAVVHPSAGPHGALKTMRDEQISAVYVVNRDRTLIGWVTDRDALDLVRKGEPRLETIVRTDHGAVSQDTFLSELFIPALEAELPLGVLDAKGRLVGVVPRVTLLAALGGTPDADAQAGPRPDPLPTEVVDQALEAAVETGSIESSSIKSTEAN, from the coding sequence GTGACGGACACGATTGCGCTAAAGGCCGACGGCCTGTTCAAAATCTTCGGCAAGCATGCGGATTCCGCGGTGCGCAAGCTGCGCTCCGGTTCCGCAAAGGACGTGCTCCCCAGCGGGTCGACCGCCGCCGTAATCGACGCCTCCTTCGAGGTCAAGCGTGGCGAAATCTTCGTGGTCATGGGCCTGTCCGGCTCGGGCAAGTCCACGCTGATCCGCATGCTCAACGGCCTTCACGAGGTCACGGCAGGCACCGTCACGATCGGCGATGAGGAGGTCACCGACGCCTCGAACAAGCAACTCAGGGAGTACCGCCGCACCCGCATGTCGATGGTGTTCCAGCACTTCGCGCTGCTCCCCCACCGCACGGTGCTCGACAACGTCGCATACGGCCTAGAGATCCAAGGCATGCCCCGCGCCGAGCGCGATGCGAAGGCTCGTGAGGTCACGGCCATCGTCGGTCTCGCCGGCTGGGAAGACAAGCACCCCAACGAGTTGTCTGGTGGAATGCAGCAGCGCGTCGGCCTGGCCCGCGCGCTCGCGGCCGACACAGAGATCCTGCTCATGGACGAGGCCTTCTCCGCCCTCGACCCGCTCATCCGTCGCGAGATGCAGGAGCAACTGCTCGAGTTGCAGGCCTCCCTGGGCAAGACCATCATCTTCATCACCCACGATCTCAACGAGGCCATGTTCCTTGGCGACCGCATCGCCGTGATGCGTGACGGCCGCATCGTGCAGATCGGCACGCCCGAGGAGATCCTCACCGATCCGGCCAACGAATACGTCGAGCAGTTCGTTCAAGACGTCGACCGCACCCGAGTCCTCACCGCCGAGTCCGTCATGCGCAAGCCGCGCGCTGTGGTCCACCCTTCGGCGGGCCCTCATGGCGCGCTCAAGACGATGCGCGACGAGCAGATCTCGGCCGTCTATGTGGTCAACCGCGACCGGACGCTTATCGGCTGGGTCACCGACCGCGACGCCCTCGACCTGGTGCGCAAGGGCGAGCCTCGCCTGGAGACCATCGTCCGCACCGACCACGGCGCGGTGTCCCAGGACACGTTCCTCTCAGAACTTTTCATCCCCGCGCTCGAGGCCGAGCTTCCGCTTGGCGTGCTGGATGCCAAAGGCCGCCTGGTGGGCGTCGTCCCGCGTGTCACCCTGCTCGCCGCCCTCGGAGGCACGCCCGACGCAGACGCTCAAGCCGGCCCGCGGCCCGACCCACTCCCCACCGAGGTGGTTGACCAGGCCCTCGAGGCTGCAGTCGAGACCGGCTCCATCGAATCCAGCTCGATCAAAAGCACGGAGGCCAACTGA
- the malQ gene encoding 4-alpha-glucanotransferase: MTEVLNDAVPSETLQMLARACGVATDVHLIDGTHVRCSRAAIVAALEAMGIGADTDEACRASLHELEDYVWKRIVPPVTVVRQGQTRDIPIHVPDGSQVTASLRLEFGGNVKLEQADVYTQPRDVGGAPVGRAMFRVPGDLPLGWHVVEVTFPGRRGRGYVVVTPEALQLPQAVTARRPWGFMTQLYSLRSRRSWGIGDLGDLADLCALSKIRAGADFVLINPLHANEAVPPLSPSPYLPSSRRFLAPMYIRVEDIPEVAYVPSQQRAVIEWESERPSRHNDTDDLLDRDESWRAKLSALEQVFLAPRSPGREAQFEAFCVSQGKALEDYATWATISEAHAEGSWPEELSTPSSPAVAAWREEHSDRVLFHAWMQWIADEQASHAQATAVQAGMAIGVITDLAVGVHPSGADAWSLHRVLALGMSVGAPPDAFNPQGQNWSQPPWQPRALEASAYLPFRDVVRAAVQHSGAVRVDHILGLFRQWWIPLGHGASDGTYVQFDFESLIGILVLEAHRAGALVIGEDLGTVEPWVREYLKSRGVLGTSVMWFERTDGGGFTPPEHYRRETLATVTTHDLPTTAMMLAGTQVELRAGLGLLTDVEAAQAEARRDLDSLKRLLLDRHLMIPDYEDEDVIAATHRLVLSAPSLLTGVALTDAVGDMRAQNVPGTFQEYPNWDIPLTDRNGVPVLLDDLFDHPRMQRLVAAIRGARA, encoded by the coding sequence ATGACCGAGGTGCTGAACGACGCCGTTCCGTCCGAGACGCTGCAGATGCTCGCAAGAGCCTGTGGAGTAGCGACGGACGTTCACCTCATCGACGGCACTCACGTGCGTTGTTCGAGAGCCGCGATCGTGGCGGCTCTCGAGGCGATGGGCATCGGCGCCGATACCGACGAGGCGTGCAGGGCCTCCCTCCACGAGCTCGAGGACTACGTCTGGAAGCGCATCGTGCCTCCCGTGACCGTGGTCCGCCAAGGGCAGACGCGCGACATCCCGATCCACGTTCCTGACGGCTCGCAGGTGACAGCTTCGCTTCGCCTCGAGTTCGGCGGCAACGTGAAGCTGGAGCAGGCCGATGTCTATACCCAGCCCCGCGACGTGGGCGGCGCACCGGTCGGCAGGGCGATGTTCCGCGTGCCAGGCGACCTTCCACTCGGATGGCACGTGGTCGAGGTGACCTTCCCTGGCAGGCGAGGCCGTGGCTACGTGGTCGTCACCCCCGAGGCGCTTCAGCTGCCGCAGGCCGTGACCGCGCGCAGGCCATGGGGGTTCATGACCCAGCTGTACTCGTTGCGATCACGCCGTTCGTGGGGCATCGGCGATCTCGGAGACCTCGCCGACCTGTGCGCGCTGAGCAAGATCAGGGCGGGAGCGGACTTCGTCCTCATCAACCCTCTGCACGCGAACGAGGCCGTGCCGCCGCTCAGCCCCTCGCCGTATTTGCCCTCCTCGCGCCGCTTCTTGGCGCCGATGTACATCCGCGTCGAGGACATCCCCGAGGTGGCATACGTGCCTTCCCAGCAGCGCGCGGTCATCGAATGGGAGTCCGAGCGGCCGAGTCGCCACAACGACACGGACGACCTCCTCGACAGGGACGAGTCGTGGCGTGCCAAGTTGAGCGCCCTTGAGCAGGTGTTCCTGGCTCCTCGATCGCCCGGAAGGGAAGCGCAGTTCGAGGCGTTCTGCGTGAGCCAGGGCAAGGCCCTCGAGGACTACGCGACCTGGGCGACAATTTCCGAGGCGCACGCCGAGGGAAGCTGGCCAGAAGAGCTCTCCACGCCATCCTCGCCTGCCGTGGCCGCGTGGCGCGAGGAGCATTCCGACAGGGTGCTCTTCCATGCGTGGATGCAATGGATTGCCGACGAGCAGGCTTCTCACGCACAGGCAACGGCAGTCCAGGCAGGCATGGCGATCGGTGTCATCACGGATCTCGCGGTCGGTGTCCACCCCTCCGGCGCCGATGCGTGGAGCCTTCACCGCGTCTTGGCGCTTGGCATGAGCGTCGGCGCGCCCCCGGACGCATTTAACCCGCAAGGGCAGAACTGGTCGCAACCGCCGTGGCAGCCGCGCGCGCTCGAAGCGTCCGCATATCTGCCTTTCCGCGACGTCGTCCGTGCCGCCGTGCAGCACTCGGGGGCGGTGCGCGTCGATCACATTCTTGGGCTGTTCAGGCAGTGGTGGATTCCGTTGGGCCACGGCGCCTCTGACGGCACCTATGTCCAGTTCGATTTTGAATCGCTCATCGGAATTCTGGTGCTCGAGGCTCACCGCGCGGGAGCGCTCGTCATCGGTGAAGACCTGGGCACGGTTGAGCCGTGGGTGCGCGAGTACCTCAAGTCCCGCGGGGTCCTGGGCACGTCCGTCATGTGGTTCGAGCGCACGGACGGCGGCGGCTTCACGCCCCCCGAGCACTACCGACGCGAGACGCTCGCGACCGTGACGACTCACGACCTGCCGACGACGGCGATGATGCTCGCTGGCACGCAGGTTGAATTGCGCGCCGGGCTTGGCCTGCTGACCGACGTGGAGGCGGCCCAGGCCGAGGCGCGCCGCGATCTCGATTCCCTGAAGCGCCTCCTGCTGGATCGACACCTCATGATTCCCGACTACGAGGATGAGGATGTGATCGCCGCGACTCACCGTTTGGTGCTGAGCGCGCCTAGCCTGCTGACCGGCGTGGCGTTGACCGATGCGGTGGGGGACATGCGCGCCCAGAACGTTCCTGGCACGTTCCAGGAGTACCCCAACTGGGACATCCCGCTCACCGACCGCAACGGTGTTCCGGTGCTGCTCGATGATCTCTTCGACCACCCGCGCATGCAGCGGCTGGTGGCGGCGATCAGGGGCGCGAGAGCCTAA
- a CDS encoding mechanosensitive ion channel family protein — protein sequence MRTILPLAHSVQFETTIGGRTLSQWTDAIATKAIAVGALLLVGLLVWIIGRLVIRALTRSIETGLPVSKRARKALARAHIDLPVATAQEHYLATLRRQQRAGTIRAVLQSALAVVVLAIVVVTALQMVGVPVAPLLASAGIAGVALGFGAQSLVKDLLAGFFMLIEDQFGVGDIADVGDATGVVEEVGLRSTRLRSLNGTVWFVPNGEIRRVGNMTKMWSRALIEVRMDFETDIDLARAAMLDALAAARAADPDVDAAILSDPEVPGIEDFDYYSVVVRLMVNVSPTTQWTVMRAVRKQMRFIFAERGIRLAMPGDTLYLEDDRPSSKGIARPEPKS from the coding sequence ATGCGAACCATCCTCCCTTTGGCTCACTCCGTTCAGTTTGAGACGACCATCGGCGGCCGCACGCTGTCCCAGTGGACGGATGCAATCGCCACCAAAGCCATTGCCGTGGGCGCCCTGCTGCTCGTGGGCCTACTCGTGTGGATCATCGGACGGCTCGTGATTCGCGCACTGACTCGCAGCATCGAGACCGGGCTCCCGGTGAGCAAGAGGGCCCGCAAGGCATTGGCTCGCGCCCACATCGACCTGCCGGTCGCGACCGCTCAAGAGCACTACTTGGCCACCTTGCGCAGGCAACAGCGAGCGGGAACCATTAGGGCCGTCCTTCAATCCGCGCTGGCCGTGGTTGTTCTGGCGATTGTCGTCGTCACCGCGCTTCAGATGGTGGGGGTTCCCGTGGCTCCGCTCCTCGCATCGGCGGGGATCGCGGGAGTCGCGCTTGGCTTTGGCGCCCAGTCGCTCGTCAAGGACCTGCTCGCGGGATTCTTCATGCTCATCGAGGATCAGTTTGGCGTGGGCGACATCGCCGATGTCGGCGACGCGACGGGAGTGGTTGAGGAGGTCGGGTTGCGGTCTACCAGGTTGAGATCTCTCAACGGAACAGTGTGGTTCGTTCCCAACGGCGAGATTCGCAGGGTGGGGAACATGACCAAGATGTGGTCTCGCGCCCTCATCGAGGTACGTATGGACTTCGAGACAGACATCGACCTGGCGCGTGCCGCCATGCTCGACGCGCTAGCAGCCGCGCGTGCCGCCGACCCCGACGTCGACGCCGCGATCCTGTCCGATCCCGAGGTGCCTGGGATCGAGGACTTCGACTACTACTCCGTCGTGGTTCGACTCATGGTCAACGTGAGCCCCACCACTCAGTGGACCGTCATGAGGGCAGTGCGGAAGCAGATGCGCTTCATCTTTGCCGAGCGCGGCATTCGCCTGGCCATGCCGGGCGACACCCTTTACCTCGAGGACGATCGCCCGTCGAGCAAGGGCATCGCGCGCCCAGAGCCGAAGTCGTGA
- a CDS encoding class F sortase, producing the protein MLVLVVVLVFAALDATFWIAQFAARGAGAMSARADTAVVTSVPEGAAVLTVITPLAIPPVAASPDASAPLAESAPVRLKIPSIGVDTALMTLGLMANGTLEVPPDGSIAGWFTGAPAPGSVGPAVIAGHIDWNGPGVFYKLRAVAVGDTITVLRADGIAAVFKVIKVGQYAKNAFPTDEVYGPVNFAALRVITCGGSFDHATGHYVDNTVVFAKLVSSGPASPR; encoded by the coding sequence GTGCTGGTGCTCGTGGTCGTGCTCGTTTTCGCGGCGCTGGACGCGACCTTCTGGATCGCGCAGTTTGCGGCACGCGGCGCCGGTGCAATGTCGGCGCGCGCCGATACCGCGGTGGTCACGTCAGTGCCTGAGGGCGCTGCGGTGCTTACAGTGATCACTCCGCTCGCTATCCCCCCCGTTGCCGCCAGTCCCGATGCGTCTGCGCCCCTCGCGGAATCTGCACCCGTGCGGCTTAAGATCCCCTCCATCGGCGTGGATACCGCCCTCATGACGTTGGGCCTCATGGCCAACGGCACCCTTGAGGTGCCCCCCGACGGGAGCATCGCGGGATGGTTTACTGGTGCGCCTGCGCCGGGATCCGTGGGCCCCGCCGTGATCGCGGGCCACATCGACTGGAATGGTCCCGGTGTCTTCTACAAACTGCGCGCGGTGGCGGTAGGTGACACGATCACTGTGTTGCGCGCGGACGGCATCGCCGCCGTGTTCAAGGTCATCAAGGTGGGTCAGTACGCCAAGAATGCCTTTCCTACAGACGAGGTGTACGGTCCAGTGAACTTCGCCGCGCTGCGCGTCATCACATGCGGAGGCAGTTTCGACCATGCCACCGGTCACTATGTCGACAACACCGTGGTGTTCGCGAAGCTGGTCTCGTCCGGGCCCGCATCGCCGCGTTAA
- a CDS encoding ice-binding family protein, with translation MFAVGVVSSALVVVGSSAASAAVVPVALGTASSFVVLAATGVTDTGPTTLNGDLGTSPTTSITGVGSITVHGTNHAGDGVTQGAKSDLTAAYLVAAGEGPTSPIAADLAGQTLTAGIYNSAKQILLTGALTLDAAGDPNALFVFQAGSDLIVGPGASVVLKNDAQACNVYWQVGSSATLDTGVSFKGSILALTSITLKTGTTVEGRALAQTGTVTLDTNTITAPVCASVIPAAAAAQTPQGGVSTGDGSTAVGTAINPALPVAGVIAALGLVAVWVRTRRRFLRA, from the coding sequence ATGTTCGCCGTAGGCGTTGTCTCATCGGCGCTCGTCGTTGTGGGCTCCAGTGCGGCGTCTGCCGCAGTCGTGCCTGTCGCGCTCGGGACCGCAAGCAGTTTCGTGGTGCTCGCTGCCACTGGGGTAACTGACACCGGACCGACCACCCTCAACGGGGACCTCGGTACGTCTCCCACGACGTCCATCACCGGCGTTGGATCAATCACCGTTCATGGCACCAACCACGCGGGCGATGGGGTCACGCAGGGCGCCAAGAGCGATCTGACCGCGGCCTACCTAGTCGCTGCGGGCGAGGGACCCACGTCGCCCATCGCGGCCGACCTTGCGGGCCAGACCCTCACCGCAGGCATCTATAACTCCGCGAAGCAGATCCTCCTGACCGGCGCGCTCACGCTCGACGCCGCGGGAGATCCCAACGCTCTGTTCGTTTTCCAGGCGGGCTCGGACCTGATCGTGGGGCCGGGGGCGTCGGTCGTTCTGAAAAACGACGCCCAGGCGTGCAACGTGTACTGGCAGGTGGGGAGCTCGGCAACGCTTGACACGGGTGTGAGTTTCAAGGGCAGCATTCTCGCGTTGACCTCGATCACTTTGAAGACGGGCACCACCGTCGAGGGAAGGGCGCTCGCGCAAACCGGCACCGTCACCCTTGACACGAACACCATCACCGCGCCGGTGTGTGCGTCGGTGATACCCGCTGCCGCTGCGGCCCAGACCCCTCAGGGTGGAGTCTCGACCGGTGACGGTAGCACTGCCGTGGGAACCGCGATCAACCCCGCGCTTCCCGTAGCTGGCGTGATTGCCGCGCTCGGGTTGGTCGCCGTCTGGGTGCGGACTCGCCGCCGCTTCCTCCGAGCTTGA
- the pepN gene encoding aminopeptidase N produces MPGTNLTKFEAIERSALVSAVTYEITWDFTDPGDTFLATTTVTFDATEGAETFIECAAVATSRLELNGVELDASAALAHGRIALTGLAEHNILTIDAEFAYRTDGQGIHRFIDPVDGETYLYSQFAANDARSAFPCFDQPDIRATFSIAVVAPAHWVVVSNTPTPMPEQVPASATGNAGPEGDVASESANLWVFPTTAALPTYVAVVVAGPYAYEEGTLTSRKGTLSARVYGRKNLAAHLDAAEMIATVQGGLDLYERVFDTEYPYEKYDQVFVPEYNLGAMENVGCVTFSEDRLLFRSRPTDALRENRRNIQLHELSHMWFGNLVTMRWWDDLWLNESFAEFIGTWATEQTTEWKDAWVTFGAGRKSVAYIQDQLPTTHAIVTEVPDTEATISAFDMITYAKGASALKQLAAYVGEDAFFGGVASYLKRYAFGNATLAEFLAEVETAAGRPLDTWASAWLQTPGVTTLRPVIDTDPEGIITSFAIAEDVPAQFPVHRSHSITIAGYTHSDGAFTRTWAVDAEIGGPLTGVSSITGKARPDLLLVNDGDRTYAKTQLDDVSVDTVTEHLGDLTAAMPLANVLDAAWHMCRDAELPAECYIDAVLVALPNVSNSETAESHIRTMSIALSRYLPPARTAELTASAAERLWTITQNAGPGTDLQLQSLRAYARLAATPEQAARLADLLDGALALAGLKVDADLGWDLITGLTATGSAAEGSISGRLATDPGAAGQRRAAGARAAIGTVEAKANAWDTLARPSAPVPNAVQYEIAAGFARVIDPALLSPLVGALMADLRGYYEANEGFVGARVAKLVFPVWAAGRVEGLDRLIEDWLADNEDASSVLLKIAREGLDDVRRAIAVQAVTAK; encoded by the coding sequence ATGCCTGGCACGAATCTGACCAAGTTCGAGGCGATCGAGCGCTCCGCTCTCGTTTCGGCCGTTACCTACGAGATTACGTGGGACTTTACGGACCCAGGGGACACGTTTCTGGCCACTACCACCGTCACCTTCGACGCGACGGAGGGCGCAGAGACCTTCATCGAGTGCGCCGCCGTCGCCACGAGCAGGCTGGAACTCAACGGCGTCGAACTCGACGCCTCAGCCGCCCTCGCTCACGGCCGGATCGCCCTGACGGGACTCGCCGAACACAACATCCTCACGATCGACGCCGAGTTCGCCTACCGGACCGATGGCCAAGGGATCCACCGCTTCATTGACCCGGTGGACGGCGAGACCTACCTCTACAGCCAGTTCGCGGCGAACGACGCCCGCTCGGCATTCCCGTGCTTCGACCAGCCCGACATCAGGGCCACGTTCTCGATCGCCGTGGTCGCCCCTGCGCACTGGGTCGTCGTCTCGAACACCCCCACGCCGATGCCCGAGCAGGTTCCCGCGTCGGCCACCGGCAACGCGGGCCCCGAGGGCGACGTCGCAAGCGAGTCGGCGAACCTATGGGTCTTCCCCACCACCGCTGCACTGCCCACGTACGTCGCCGTCGTGGTCGCGGGGCCATACGCCTACGAAGAGGGCACGCTGACGAGCCGCAAGGGCACACTCAGCGCCCGCGTCTACGGCCGCAAGAACCTCGCCGCACACCTGGACGCCGCCGAAATGATCGCCACGGTCCAGGGGGGGCTCGATCTGTACGAGCGCGTCTTCGACACCGAGTACCCGTACGAGAAGTACGACCAGGTGTTCGTGCCCGAATACAACCTGGGCGCCATGGAGAACGTGGGCTGCGTGACGTTCTCGGAGGACCGCCTGCTGTTCCGCTCGCGCCCCACGGACGCGTTGCGCGAGAACCGCCGCAACATCCAGCTTCACGAGCTCAGCCACATGTGGTTCGGCAACCTGGTCACGATGCGTTGGTGGGACGACCTGTGGCTCAACGAGTCCTTCGCAGAGTTCATCGGCACGTGGGCAACCGAGCAGACCACCGAGTGGAAGGACGCCTGGGTCACTTTTGGCGCCGGCCGCAAGTCGGTCGCGTACATCCAGGATCAGCTCCCGACCACTCACGCGATCGTCACGGAAGTCCCCGACACCGAGGCGACCATCAGCGCGTTCGACATGATCACCTACGCCAAGGGCGCATCGGCGCTCAAGCAGTTGGCCGCCTACGTGGGCGAGGATGCATTCTTCGGTGGCGTAGCGAGTTATCTCAAGCGCTACGCGTTTGGCAACGCGACGCTCGCCGAGTTCCTGGCCGAGGTCGAAACCGCGGCGGGACGCCCGCTCGATACGTGGGCATCGGCCTGGCTCCAGACGCCGGGCGTCACCACATTGCGACCCGTTATCGATACCGACCCCGAGGGCATCATCACGTCGTTCGCCATCGCGGAGGACGTTCCAGCGCAGTTCCCCGTGCACAGGTCCCACAGCATCACGATCGCCGGATATACCCACAGCGACGGCGCCTTCACGCGCACGTGGGCCGTCGATGCGGAGATCGGCGGCCCTCTCACGGGCGTCTCCTCCATCACTGGCAAGGCCCGCCCGGACCTACTCCTCGTGAACGACGGCGATCGCACCTATGCGAAGACCCAACTCGATGACGTCTCTGTCGATACCGTCACCGAGCACCTGGGAGACCTCACCGCCGCGATGCCGCTCGCCAATGTGCTTGACGCCGCCTGGCACATGTGTCGCGACGCCGAACTTCCCGCAGAGTGTTACATCGACGCCGTTCTGGTCGCGCTACCAAACGTGAGTAATTCCGAGACCGCGGAGTCTCACATCCGGACGATGTCCATCGCGCTTTCGCGCTACTTGCCGCCCGCACGCACCGCCGAGCTCACCGCGTCGGCCGCCGAGCGGCTGTGGACCATCACCCAAAACGCGGGTCCTGGAACAGACCTGCAACTCCAATCGCTGAGGGCCTACGCGCGTTTGGCCGCCACACCCGAGCAGGCCGCCCGCCTCGCCGATCTCCTCGACGGCGCGCTTGCGCTCGCGGGCCTGAAGGTGGATGCCGACCTCGGTTGGGACCTGATCACGGGGCTCACCGCCACCGGATCCGCCGCGGAGGGATCGATTTCCGGTCGCCTGGCGACCGACCCTGGCGCGGCTGGCCAGCGCAGGGCTGCGGGAGCGCGCGCCGCGATCGGCACGGTCGAGGCCAAGGCCAACGCCTGGGACACGCTCGCTAGGCCAAGCGCACCCGTTCCGAACGCCGTTCAGTACGAAATCGCCGCGGGCTTCGCCCGGGTCATCGACCCCGCATTGCTGTCTCCCCTTGTCGGCGCGCTGATGGCGGACTTGCGTGGCTACTACGAGGCCAACGAGGGCTTTGTCGGCGCCCGTGTCGCGAAGCTCGTGTTTCCCGTATGGGCCGCAGGCCGCGTCGAGGGGCTCGACCGCCTGATCGAGGACTGGCTAGCCGACAATGAAGATGCCTCGTCCGTGCTGCTCAAGATCGCGCGCGAGGGACTCGACGACGTCAGGCGAGCGATCGCGGTTCAGGCCGTTACGGCGAAGTAG
- a CDS encoding globin codes for MTVGTGPTQAEGQSFFEAVGGHPTFSGIVRSFYDGVAGDPVLGPMYPAEDMDGAVERLTLFLEQYWGGPTTYSDRRGHPRLRMRHAAFHVNPEARDHWLSLMRAAVEGSGLSPLHQATLLDYLERAAHSMINTFEPTPKR; via the coding sequence ATGACGGTGGGGACCGGCCCCACGCAGGCCGAAGGCCAAAGCTTCTTCGAAGCGGTGGGCGGGCACCCGACGTTTAGCGGCATCGTGCGTTCCTTCTATGACGGCGTCGCGGGCGACCCGGTGCTGGGCCCGATGTACCCCGCCGAGGACATGGATGGCGCGGTCGAGCGCCTCACGCTCTTCCTTGAGCAGTACTGGGGCGGCCCCACTACCTACTCGGACCGCCGCGGACACCCGCGCCTGCGGATGCGCCATGCGGCCTTTCACGTCAACCCCGAGGCGAGGGACCACTGGCTATCGCTGATGAGGGCCGCCGTGGAGGGCTCGGGTCTGTCTCCCCTGCACCAGGCCACTCTGCTCGACTACCTTGAGCGCGCGGCGCACTCCATGATCAACACCTTTGAGCCAACCCCCAAGCGCTAG
- a CDS encoding acyl-CoA thioesterase: MQHLEDTWAERSVTAGLASLDLRRTGDTTFEGDSLPMPGGRVFGGQVVAQAVLAAGHTVDSDHVVHSMHGYFLRPGDASKPIDFEVELLRDGRSFSARRTHALQGGVPILSMIASFQLPQEGPEHSVRMPEVPPPDSVPSGVDVLAPLEGHPSADFWLSSAPFDVRHVEGTIFATPDPRPKQYQTAWMRVRRPLEVSDLMHRALIAFGSDQVILEPALRRHGASWASAHLAVASLDHAMWWHRPARADEWLLFVQDSPTAQGGRGMCGAWVFGEDGRLVASVAQEGMLRLPNTE; encoded by the coding sequence ATGCAGCACCTCGAAGACACCTGGGCCGAGCGATCTGTCACGGCGGGCCTCGCGTCCCTCGATTTGCGCCGCACCGGCGACACCACGTTTGAGGGCGACTCCTTGCCGATGCCGGGTGGGCGCGTCTTCGGAGGGCAAGTGGTCGCGCAGGCGGTGCTCGCGGCCGGCCACACCGTCGATTCGGATCACGTGGTCCACTCCATGCACGGCTACTTTCTGCGACCGGGCGACGCCTCCAAGCCCATCGACTTTGAGGTCGAGCTGCTGCGGGACGGGCGCTCGTTTTCCGCGCGGCGCACCCACGCCCTCCAAGGTGGAGTGCCGATCCTGTCGATGATCGCGTCCTTCCAGTTGCCGCAAGAGGGTCCCGAGCACTCGGTGCGCATGCCAGAGGTTCCGCCGCCGGACTCCGTGCCTTCGGGAGTGGACGTTCTGGCACCGTTGGAGGGGCACCCCTCGGCCGACTTCTGGCTCAGCTCGGCGCCTTTCGATGTGCGCCACGTCGAGGGGACGATCTTCGCGACCCCCGATCCCAGGCCCAAGCAGTACCAGACCGCGTGGATGAGGGTGCGGCGCCCCCTCGAGGTCTCCGACCTCATGCACAGGGCGCTCATCGCATTCGGTTCGGACCAAGTGATACTCGAACCGGCGTTGCGCCGACACGGCGCGTCGTGGGCTTCGGCTCATCTCGCCGTGGCGAGCCTCGACCACGCGATGTGGTGGCATCGACCCGCACGCGCCGACGAATGGCTGCTCTTTGTGCAGGACTCGCCCACCGCCCAGGGAGGCCGCGGAATGTGCGGCGCCTGGGTCTTTGGCGAGGATGGAAGACTCGTTGCGTCGGTGGCCCAGGAGGGCATGCTTCGCCTTCCCAACACCGAGTAA
- a CDS encoding ABC transporter permease: MEFRIHFGDWITSGLVWVENNLGWFFGFLKDVYLGLYHALNWLFTTPTPLVVIVALGLLAFLARGWKFGLGAAAGLVFILGVNQWENAMDSLSLVIVAALFAILISIPLGIWAAQNSVVSKILKPIMDFLQTMPALVYLLPAIALFHIGVAPGIFATVLFALAPGVRLTELGIRGVDKEVVEAGQAFGASPSRILRQIQLPLAMPSIMAGINQIIMLSLSMVVIAGFVGAGGLGGQVVKSLSALDKPLGFESGMAVVILAIILDRFTGAFGNKRAKSLMGRWFSRFPGGGARPGDTTAGKGVDQIKAENRAVKQSGLA, encoded by the coding sequence ATGGAGTTCCGCATTCACTTTGGCGACTGGATCACCTCTGGACTCGTGTGGGTCGAGAACAACCTCGGCTGGTTCTTCGGCTTCCTCAAGGACGTCTATTTGGGGCTGTACCACGCCCTGAACTGGCTGTTCACGACGCCGACTCCGTTGGTAGTGATCGTCGCGCTCGGCCTTCTCGCCTTCCTGGCCCGGGGCTGGAAGTTCGGCCTCGGCGCCGCCGCGGGCTTGGTGTTCATCCTGGGCGTCAACCAGTGGGAAAACGCGATGGACTCCCTGTCCCTCGTCATTGTCGCGGCACTGTTCGCGATCCTGATTTCCATCCCGCTGGGAATCTGGGCGGCGCAAAATTCCGTCGTCTCGAAGATTCTCAAGCCCATCATGGACTTCCTCCAGACGATGCCGGCCCTCGTCTACCTGCTCCCCGCGATTGCGCTCTTCCACATCGGCGTCGCACCCGGCATATTCGCGACCGTGCTCTTCGCGCTCGCGCCCGGCGTTCGCCTCACCGAGCTCGGGATCCGCGGCGTCGACAAGGAAGTGGTTGAGGCCGGACAGGCCTTCGGCGCCTCTCCCTCACGCATCCTGCGTCAGATTCAATTGCCTCTAGCGATGCCGTCGATCATGGCCGGCATCAACCAGATCATCATGCTGTCGCTCTCCATGGTCGTCATCGCCGGCTTCGTCGGCGCTGGTGGCCTCGGTGGCCAAGTCGTCAAGTCGCTGTCTGCGCTCGACAAGCCGCTCGGCTTCGAGTCCGGCATGGCCGTGGTCATCCTCGCGATCATCCTGGACCGCTTCACCGGCGCGTTCGGCAACAAGCGCGCGAAGTCACTGATGGGCCGCTGGTTCAGCAGGTTCCCAGGCGGCGGCGCGCGACCAGGCGACACCACTGCTGGCAAGGGTGTCGACCAGATCAAGGCCGAGAACCGTGCCGTCAAGCAGTCGGGCCTCGCCTGA